The genomic segment GAGGCCCGCGCCGCCCAGCCCCTCGGCGGCCCGCGGCCGGAGGTGAAGCGGCAGAAGGTCCTCGCGGTGTGGTACAGCGACAACGGCGCGCCGCCGACACTCCTCCAGCGGAGCGGGGAAACCGTGGCGCACGCGGCCCGGCAGACCCTCCGGCACGACGTTACCGTTTCGGCCGTATCGTGGGCACCGGTCCCGGGCGCGCCCTTCGGCCCGAACTGGCACGCGTACGGGGGGGCACGCCGCCGCGGGTACGACAACATCGTTGCCCAGATCGAACAGGCGGTACGGGAGGCGACGGCGGGCGGCCGGACCTACGACGCCGTTGCGTTCTGCGAGCACGACACCCTTTACCCGCCGGACTACTTCGACCGCATCGGGGACGCACTGGCCGCGCACCCGGACGCGCCGGTGGTGTCGAACCTGGAGTGCATCGGCCTGAACGCGACCGGGTGGCTGCGCCTGCGCGAGCAGCACGAGCCGCTGCACCAGCTCACCCTTCGTTGGGCCGAGTACGAGAAGCACATCGCCTGGGCGCGCGCCGCAGCGGCCACCGGAAAGCCCGTGGAGCTGGAGCCCAAGGGCGACACGGCGACCTGGGCGCGGGTCGGTAGCCCCGTGGGCATGTCGAGTGTTCACGTGAACCACACCGCGGGCCGGAACACCACGCACGGCGAGGTGTGTTACGAGCCGCAGGGCTACGCCCTGTTCCACCCGCACTGGGGACCGGCCCAGGAGTGGTGGCCGGGGCCGATGACGACCATTGCCGAGACCCCGGCCGCGTTCAAAGACTGCGGGTGCAACAAGCCGGTTGACCCCCCCGTGTCACCCTGGCCCGATCTTCAGGCCTGGGCCGATGCCGTGGCGCGGGAGCCCAACGACTTCCACGAGCACGTGCCCACGGTGCGGGAGCTGGCGGCCCGGTGCACGTCGGCGACGGAATTCGCCTACTGGCCCAAGCCGGCCAACGTGGGCCTGGCGGCCGGGCTCCCCGCGGACGGGACGCTCGTCTCCTACTCGCCGCACGGGAACGCGCAGTGGGGCGGCCTGAAGGCGCTCATGGGGGAGCGGTTCACGGCGGGGCCGCCCGCCGAGCGGATCGCGCCGACGGACCTGTTGTTCCTCGACACCGCCCACACCGCCGAGGCGCTGTACCCGCTCCTGGACGCGCACCACGGCCAGGTGCGGAAGTACATCGTGGTTCACTGCACCGAGACGTATGGTGAGGTCGGGGACCGGCCCGGCGCACCGGGCGTGATGCACGCGCT from the Frigoriglobus tundricola genome contains:
- a CDS encoding glycosyltransferase → MSDLLTIGMATHGEYDSVWFTLRGLLANHPRVRYLVVDNTPEIDVRTRAITRAVGGTYLHRPDLVGTSKPRDAVFRFAETPWVMCIDSHVLLETGAVQAALDYCAARPDSRDLIQGPMVYDDGRGYATHWEPKAAPMFDGTWATDERGQGTVPFEIPSMGLGLWLMRRAAWPGFNPLFRGFGGEEGYLHEIVRQRGGKALCLPALRWCHKFRDIGGWNKNPAPPYPLRLEDHTWNLLVGHREAGLEVEPAVHEHFGKRLPPATWQQLVHEARAAQPLGGPRPEVKRQKVLAVWYSDNGAPPTLLQRSGETVAHAARQTLRHDVTVSAVSWAPVPGAPFGPNWHAYGGARRRGYDNIVAQIEQAVREATAGGRTYDAVAFCEHDTLYPPDYFDRIGDALAAHPDAPVVSNLECIGLNATGWLRLREQHEPLHQLTLRWAEYEKHIAWARAAAATGKPVELEPKGDTATWARVGSPVGMSSVHVNHTAGRNTTHGEVCYEPQGYALFHPHWGPAQEWWPGPMTTIAETPAAFKDCGCNKPVDPPVSPWPDLQAWADAVAREPNDFHEHVPTVRELAARCTSATEFAYWPKPANVGLAAGLPADGTLVSYSPHGNAQWGGLKALMGERFTAGPPAERIAPTDLLFLDTAHTAEALYPLLDAHHGQVRKYIVVHCTETYGEVGDRPGAPGVMHALRTFCLKHPEWVVKRHDRNNNGLMVLSRCAEDVKELPSLWRKAMNYAGAMKRHVANGRKTVPLEVLEERQGHCATCEERALDACAACGCPLESKLPLASEQCGLAKKGLPPKWEAVA